The region ACGAGACGTCGCACATACAGATGTGAGCCCGCCTGCACCGGGTTAAAGGGAAGGTGCGAGTAGGCAATGGCTGAGCCTGGTTCTTCATTGGCATCGCTTTGCCACTTCCGATTCAATGTGGCTCGATCCAAGGCCACCGTTCGCGAGCGATGATGAAGAATGAGCTGGTGGTCCGTCTCAAGGCAGGCTAACTGACGTGTCCACAGATCGCCCTGTCGATACTCTGAACGATCCGCATCTTTTCCAGCGGGTGGATCAAAGGGAAAAACGACCTGGCTTTCCCAACTGTTGGCCACTGCCGGTACAGGCTGAAGAGCCACGTTTCGAGCTGTAGTTTCTGCTTCACCCCAGACATTCTGCTTGAGGAATTCGCGCGTCTGTACCAAACCCGCCCATGAAGTTCCCTGAAGTGCATCATCACGCAGGCGGAGTAGCGTTTTTTCCGGGTCAAAGCGATCTGGAAGTTTTGCTCCCAGGAGCCATTGCCGCAGTTGGATGGCATCCTCCAGTGTGGAATCCGGAATAGCGCCCGCCTTGGCAAAGTGCTCAATGGCATCCTGCCACTGGCCAGCCGAAAGTGCGCGATCACCCAGCCATAAATGGGCCTGAGCAGCAGCCATAGTTTGTGGAAACTGCAGCGTAATATTGCGAATGGAGATGATGTTGCCATCGGCCATGGCCTGACGAATACGCACATCGCCTGTGCTTCCCATCTGGTCACGCATCACTGCCAATAGTGACGGATATTGCTTCATGACTCGATCAATCGCCGCGGGTAATGAAACAAACAGATCAGGATCTGTCGCCACGGGCAGGAGTTCTCCCTGATCTGTCGAAACCAGACTGGCAATGACCCGGCAACCATCCAGAAACGCTTCACCATCCAGAGCCGCCTGAAGTTCGGCACTGGCGTTGTATCCCTCTTTGCTCAATTGCAGCAGGAGTGGGTGCCGCCAGCTGCGTGACAGAACAGGAGCATCGCCAGATGTTGACGAGAGGGCCTGTAACCATCTCATCCGCTTGACCAGCATTTCATATTGATAGGGTGGATTCTGATCCGGATGTGTCAGATCCCAGCGAGCCAGAAGTTCGTGAGAGGTTTTCAGTTGCTCGCTGGCTGAGCCAAGAAGTGCTGCGGTATTCAGGGCTTTGGAATCGCGCCGCACGAGACCATTCCATAGGGTGGTATGTGTCCAGAGTGGTGTGTTGGCCCAGAGAATCAGCGATTCATCGAGGTCGGGCCAGGCGGGTTGATCCACCGTATCAGCAGCAATCTGTCCAAATTGACCAGCCAGTTCTCGGGCACGCCATTCATCCCAGGCATGCTGTAATGGCAATAACCAGGCCATGGCTTTCAGACGTTCAACCGCAGGTCTTCGCCCCATGACGATTTGATTGATCAGCCGGCTCTGGAGCTTTCGAGACAGTTCTCGATAGATGGGCTGAGTTAATGACCAATACGCGTTGGCGAACCACCACTCTTCAGGATTGGTGCCGACAGGGCAATTCGTTTCCACCTGCTCGGACCACTTGGCTTCAGAGAGTGAGGGAGTCAACTCAGGTCGCGGCCCTTCATTGGCAAGTTTTGCCAGCAGGCTCCGATCGACAATCGACTCGATATGAATCGCTGGCCGGATAATGAGTTGACCAATTTCAATGGCACGTGCTGCTTCTCCTCGCAGGCATTGCAGACCAATCGTGGCGACCGGCTCGAGGGGCAGATCCTGAGTATAGCCATCCGGCACAGGCGACCATGTTCGCCCATCGGCACTGGTGAAGAGCATCACCCCGGCGGAATGACCAATCAGTCGCCACCACTGTTTTTCGCCCAGGTGCAGTAGAGGTTGATGCTGCGGATCGTAATCCACTTCGTCGTGACCATGATGAGGATGCCCCAGTTGTACCACATTTCGACCAGTGCGCCGGTTGTGATGCACCTGTATTGTGACGACGGGTTTTCCCGCACTGTTACCCAGATAAATGCCTGTGCCGCGGGTGGCCGAGTTGAGCTGCACACTGACATCAAAAAAACCTTGATATGGGAGTTTTGCGAAATGCTCTGCGGGTTGTTCGCGTGAGTTGCCGGTCAGCAGAACAGCACCACTCTCAAGCTGTTGCAACTCGCCTCGAGAATCTTTGGTCGGTTCCCACTCCAAAGTTTTAGGCTGCACAGCCTCCATATCCGGGAGAGTGGCGAGCACACCGAGTGGATCACGCCGGGGGACATCTGTCACTCGCAGGTAATCCAGTCCACGCAATCGATATTGACCATCGAGTTCAATCTGCTCGGGACAATTCTCGAAGGGAACTTCCAAGAGAACTGCACGTTGTTTAATGAGAAGAAGTTTTCCCTCGTGCCAGGTCAGGTCGATTGTTCCCTGGCCTAATCGAGACCAGGCGGAGCCGTCAGTCCCCAGGAATTGTTCGCCAGCCGCCTTGCGGTCAATCGCCTCATCAGGCCCGGAACGTTTGACATCCACAGCAACCCACATCGCGGGCTGCCGATGAGGGAAGTATCGCAACTGGATTCCTTTTTTCCCTGACCAGACATTGATCGAAAGTTCGTTGACATCGAACATTGCGAGCCTGAGACAGCTATTCGTGAACCAGGGGGCCTTGAGCCTGGCCAGACCATTGACCTGCACAGTCCGGGTTTTCTGATGATTATGTTCGTGCAGATCGGCCCGGCGACCGGCCACGGGCCCCAACCAGTCATTGAAGCGGTTCTGCTGAAGGCTATCGAGTTGCATGGTCGCCAGATCGGCAGCGAAAACTGATTCGCGGTAGCTCACTGGCTGTCGCTCGATGGCTGCTGGATGTTCCGGATCGGGCAGAGAACTGTTCGGCAGCCATTCGCTCCAGGGAGGCGGGGCAGCCACGACGACTTCCGCTGCAGGTACTACTGGAACTGTCTGAGCTGTTGTCATCGCCCCTTCAACCGGTTGATTCGGGGTGGTCATCGCAGGATCTGACTTGCCCGTTGCGGACTTCGGATCAACTCCTTGAGGCGAGGTGGTATCGAACTTTTCACCTCGGTTTTGTGCGAGAAGTTGTGCTTCGGAGGCCTTCGCAGCATCAATGGTGGCCTGTGTCTGGGGAGTAGGTTCTGCTGGACGATCTTCTGGTTGACCTTCTTCGACCAGAAGATCGTTGTTCGCCAGTGGATTCCTGACTTTGGGCCAGAAGAGAGCACCGGCACCGACCAGCATGGCAATTGCCAGAAACCCCACCAGCAGCTTCAGTTGACGGACATTCTGGCTGGCAGCATTCTGCCTTTTGTCCGCAGCCCGTAACAGGATCTTTTCGACGGAGAGATCAATCGATGCATAATGTGTGCTCAAGGCTTCCTGCAACGAAAGATTTGCACTCAAGGCCTGCTGCAATTCGGGTGAGAAAGGCAGACGCTGCCTGAGCAATGCAATCTCAGCCGCAGTGAATTCTTCAGCGGTTTTTTCCTGGACGAGCTGCAGAAGTTCTTGATCACTCGCCATGGCTTACCTACCCACTTCAACATCAATTGGGAGCAACGTTGATTGTTTCAATTCACGACGCATCATTTTGCCTGCTGATGATCACATTTTTTTCAGTTTTCGTTCGAGACAACTTTTCAGTGCCAGTCTGGCTCGATGTACCAGCAGTTTGATAGCGCCTTCGCTGCGGCGAAGAACGTGCCCGATATCACACAGTTTCTGCTCCGAGCGATACTTGAGTTCAATGGCCTGGCGGGCACTTGGCCCTAACGCTTCGAGGCATTGAGGAAGGTTTTCGAGCACATCGGCATCCAAGGTCCCTGCAGCTCCCCCGGTTAACGATTCCAGGTCGAAGCAAAGCTCTGTCCAACCCACCTCCCGGCGGCGGCGGACACTTCGTGTCCACTCCCGCAGGACATTGCGGGCAATGCCCAGAAGCCATGGCCTGATCAATGACGTCGAATCGAACCGCGTGCGTGCTTCGTAGAACCGCAGAAACACTTCCTGAACGAGATCATCCGCATCGGCCGCCTGTGCCAGTCGTGCCCGCAGAAAGCCATAGATGGCACGCTGATGCAGTTCAATCACCTGTGAAAAGGCTGCTCGATCTCCTTCGAGAACTCGCTGCATCAATTCCTGGTCAACGGCTGACACCATCCGCCAATGTTCATTATTTGAGAAAAGCTGCTGAGAAGACCACTGCCCATCATTGATCGAGCGACTCGAATCGTTTCGCCAATTTCTCGATCACACCGCCGGGTATTTCATGTTGCCCGCCAAAGGCCCAGAAGTCCAAGGGAATTCCGCTGGATTCGAGTAACTGTCCCAGCATTTGGGCCCCCGCAAAAGGCAATACAGGATCGTATTTTCCATGCGATTGAAAGACATTCAGCTTCTGGCCCAGATCCGGATGACTGGAAAGATATTCTGTCCAGGCGGGTCGGCAAATGAGTGCTCCAGAAAACAAAACCAGCCATCGCGGCTGGAGTGCTCCTGTGAGAGTCAGATGGGTCGAGACCATGGCTCCTTGAGAAAACCCTCCCAGAATCAAACGATCCTCCGGAAGATCGAGGGCCTGCAGACGAGCCTTGATTCCGCTCTGCAATTGCCGGGAAGCCTCTTCAATGCCCGGGGGAACTTCATCAACCAGTTCGAGCAGGCTCCCGGCCTGAGTGAGCGAAAGAAGCCTCTGCATATTGATCGGCCACCACGCGCGACCACCGGGAATGCCCCACTCGGCCATATCGATCGGCGCTT is a window of Planctopirus limnophila DSM 3776 DNA encoding:
- a CDS encoding alpha/beta hydrolase, producing the protein MNDPQAVSFGPLNAVAFSPEKPQWLVVFCHGYGASGTDLVGLAEAIEEAAPEVAGRMEFLFPEAPIDMAEWGIPGGRAWWPINMQRLLSLTQAGSLLELVDEVPPGIEEASRQLQSGIKARLQALDLPEDRLILGGFSQGAMVSTHLTLTGALQPRWLVLFSGALICRPAWTEYLSSHPDLGQKLNVFQSHGKYDPVLPFAGAQMLGQLLESSGIPLDFWAFGGQHEIPGGVIEKLAKRFESLDQ
- a CDS encoding RNA polymerase sigma factor → MVSAVDQELMQRVLEGDRAAFSQVIELHQRAIYGFLRARLAQAADADDLVQEVFLRFYEARTRFDSTSLIRPWLLGIARNVLREWTRSVRRRREVGWTELCFDLESLTGGAAGTLDADVLENLPQCLEALGPSARQAIELKYRSEQKLCDIGHVLRRSEGAIKLLVHRARLALKSCLERKLKKM
- a CDS encoding outer membrane protein assembly factor BamB family protein → MASDQELLQLVQEKTAEEFTAAEIALLRQRLPFSPELQQALSANLSLQEALSTHYASIDLSVEKILLRAADKRQNAASQNVRQLKLLVGFLAIAMLVGAGALFWPKVRNPLANNDLLVEEGQPEDRPAEPTPQTQATIDAAKASEAQLLAQNRGEKFDTTSPQGVDPKSATGKSDPAMTTPNQPVEGAMTTAQTVPVVPAAEVVVAAPPPWSEWLPNSSLPDPEHPAAIERQPVSYRESVFAADLATMQLDSLQQNRFNDWLGPVAGRRADLHEHNHQKTRTVQVNGLARLKAPWFTNSCLRLAMFDVNELSINVWSGKKGIQLRYFPHRQPAMWVAVDVKRSGPDEAIDRKAAGEQFLGTDGSAWSRLGQGTIDLTWHEGKLLLIKQRAVLLEVPFENCPEQIELDGQYRLRGLDYLRVTDVPRRDPLGVLATLPDMEAVQPKTLEWEPTKDSRGELQQLESGAVLLTGNSREQPAEHFAKLPYQGFFDVSVQLNSATRGTGIYLGNSAGKPVVTIQVHHNRRTGRNVVQLGHPHHGHDEVDYDPQHQPLLHLGEKQWWRLIGHSAGVMLFTSADGRTWSPVPDGYTQDLPLEPVATIGLQCLRGEAARAIEIGQLIIRPAIHIESIVDRSLLAKLANEGPRPELTPSLSEAKWSEQVETNCPVGTNPEEWWFANAYWSLTQPIYRELSRKLQSRLINQIVMGRRPAVERLKAMAWLLPLQHAWDEWRARELAGQFGQIAADTVDQPAWPDLDESLILWANTPLWTHTTLWNGLVRRDSKALNTAALLGSASEQLKTSHELLARWDLTHPDQNPPYQYEMLVKRMRWLQALSSTSGDAPVLSRSWRHPLLLQLSKEGYNASAELQAALDGEAFLDGCRVIASLVSTDQGELLPVATDPDLFVSLPAAIDRVMKQYPSLLAVMRDQMGSTGDVRIRQAMADGNIISIRNITLQFPQTMAAAQAHLWLGDRALSAGQWQDAIEHFAKAGAIPDSTLEDAIQLRQWLLGAKLPDRFDPEKTLLRLRDDALQGTSWAGLVQTREFLKQNVWGEAETTARNVALQPVPAVANSWESQVVFPFDPPAGKDADRSEYRQGDLWTRQLACLETDHQLILHHRSRTVALDRATLNRKWQSDANEEPGSAIAYSHLPFNPVQAGSHLYVRRLVKEGVELAALDLESGEIRWTYRGGNEGSEDRKVSVLSDGWYLFSRLGVIVERPVESDAVSIEWHVLDARSGKLLESVPLIRIRDVLPGQFSITSTISDQKLWITAPGLSACITHRGEILWLRRHVWVPRSIDTREFNKILNPPARVGDLVLVEPPGVSGVIAMHAESGAVQWTLPIDGLIGRLGIVNSLWIGRSTDGLIAIDWATGKIVWQTSMNELVDAVALDEEQLLVARRSRTSKGKKNLEIVWLDPRSGTILGQGTMEIPQQDEYQLGQLFSLDQRILGWAGVSNKRQRELIEITPQNNSPDSTKASD